In Liquorilactobacillus hordei DSM 19519, the following proteins share a genomic window:
- a CDS encoding site-specific integrase, which yields MTTNLTLDNYFFEWMETFKKPAISSVTYVKYQNTHQHIKKYFGDIKFNKVTRQNYQTVLNRFAKTHAKRTTSGFHKQIRAAVIDALEEGIIDTDFTRKAIITGREKVKEKVMFHSYSEWQALIRATKISTNSYDFIIYLSAMTGLRFAEVLGLTVEDISFKNKLIIVNKTWDYKYHTGFKPTKNSSSVRTIDVDTKTLHVIKNMMRIRKFKKPQQKICENEDGRLPVSATINRHLEKLCTKLNISPISFHGLRHTHASILLFKDVNILSVSRRLGHKDVTTTQSVYLHIIKEMEERETKLIMRIMMKALSE from the coding sequence ATGACTACAAACTTGACACTCGATAACTATTTTTTTGAATGGATGGAAACATTCAAAAAACCAGCAATTTCTTCAGTTACTTACGTAAAGTACCAAAACACACATCAACATATTAAAAAATACTTTGGTGATATCAAATTCAACAAGGTAACTCGACAAAACTACCAAACTGTTTTGAATAGATTTGCAAAAACTCATGCTAAACGCACCACTTCAGGATTTCATAAACAAATTCGGGCAGCAGTCATTGACGCACTTGAAGAAGGAATTATTGACACGGATTTTACGCGTAAAGCGATTATAACTGGTCGTGAAAAAGTTAAAGAAAAAGTAATGTTCCACTCTTATTCAGAATGGCAAGCCTTAATTCGAGCAACTAAAATTTCGACTAACTCTTATGATTTTATTATTTATCTCTCGGCGATGACTGGACTTAGGTTCGCAGAAGTCCTCGGATTGACTGTTGAAGATATTAGTTTTAAAAATAAACTTATCATTGTAAATAAGACTTGGGATTACAAATATCATACTGGTTTCAAACCGACAAAAAACTCAAGTTCTGTTCGAACCATTGACGTAGATACAAAAACACTCCACGTAATCAAAAATATGATGCGTATCAGAAAATTTAAAAAACCACAGCAAAAAATTTGTGAAAATGAAGATGGTAGATTGCCTGTTAGTGCTACCATTAACCGTCATCTCGAAAAGCTTTGTACTAAACTCAATATCTCCCCTATTTCGTTTCATGGTTTACGACACACTCATGCTTCTATTCTTTTGTTTAAAGATGTCAATATTTTAAGTGTTAGTCGAAGACTTGGACATAAAGATGTAACCACAACTCAGAGTGTGTATCTTCATATCATTAAAGAAATGGAGGAACGAGAAACAAAACTGATCATGAGAATTATGATGAAAGCACTATCAGAATGA
- a CDS encoding IS1182 family transposase, which translates to MYNNYNINQTVLSIKTDWEPKENHPARMINQIVEDLKINDPYIFGRPRKYDLRVLLKLILFAYTKGIFSSRRINTLAEENLAARWLTQEQVPAYRTICRFRISDEVESLINQCILKLTKYLKQNNFIDEVTFIDGTKILADANKYSFVWRKNTIRFDKLNRSAIITLLEELNDAKFKCQLPAETDLTLEMLDEITLRLENDLKDLNKKIEKEHISPNPDKSRRRKLKSLKRKLKLRQTKLLAHKIQTRIYGKRNSYSKTDHDATFMRVKEDPMLNGQLKPAYNLQIATSKQFVTAFGIFQNPGDTKTLIPFLQQQKAAGTLGKYIVADAGYGSESNYRYLEDELPEHTALIPYGTMLKENSRKWKSDDRKVMNWAYHPKDDYFIDLQGVRFSFYAYRKRKDKYGFVREFKEYQANKYDNDFKIDHRAFTKNGNPRKISINSAWEYFKAKERKLLSNHQTGSIYGQRKIDVESVFGGLKACLGFKKFSVRGLEKVKREAGIALMAMNIRKLVAKGTNYNCFINQKKRLVKIKERFSLISSILKDLWHSPLPQRKKSP; encoded by the coding sequence ATGTACAATAATTATAACATAAATCAGACTGTACTTAGTATTAAAACTGACTGGGAGCCAAAAGAAAATCATCCTGCACGGATGATTAATCAAATAGTTGAAGACCTTAAAATTAATGATCCTTACATCTTTGGACGACCGCGTAAGTATGATCTGCGTGTACTTTTAAAATTAATTTTGTTTGCGTACACAAAAGGTATCTTTAGTAGTCGCCGTATTAATACCTTGGCAGAGGAGAATTTGGCAGCCCGTTGGCTGACACAAGAACAGGTTCCAGCCTACCGAACAATTTGTCGTTTTAGAATTTCAGATGAAGTTGAGAGCTTGATTAATCAATGTATTCTAAAACTAACCAAATATCTGAAACAAAACAATTTTATTGATGAAGTTACTTTTATTGACGGGACTAAAATTTTAGCTGATGCCAATAAATATAGTTTTGTTTGGCGTAAGAATACGATTCGTTTTGACAAGCTTAATCGCTCTGCGATTATAACCCTTCTGGAAGAATTAAATGACGCTAAGTTTAAGTGTCAGCTCCCAGCAGAGACAGATCTTACTTTAGAAATGCTTGATGAAATTACCTTGCGGTTAGAAAATGACTTGAAAGATTTGAATAAAAAGATTGAAAAAGAACATATCTCTCCAAACCCAGACAAGTCAAGGCGTCGAAAACTAAAATCTTTAAAACGAAAACTTAAGTTACGGCAAACTAAATTATTAGCTCATAAAATACAAACCAGAATTTATGGTAAAAGAAATAGTTATTCAAAAACAGATCATGATGCAACTTTCATGCGTGTTAAGGAAGATCCAATGCTCAACGGACAGCTAAAACCGGCTTATAATCTACAAATCGCCACAAGTAAACAATTTGTAACTGCCTTCGGCATTTTTCAAAATCCAGGAGATACCAAAACATTAATTCCTTTTTTACAGCAACAAAAAGCAGCTGGAACTTTAGGTAAGTATATTGTGGCTGATGCAGGATACGGTTCAGAATCAAATTATCGATATCTCGAAGATGAATTACCTGAACATACAGCGTTAATTCCATATGGGACAATGTTAAAAGAAAATAGTCGCAAATGGAAAAGTGATGACCGTAAGGTCATGAATTGGGCGTATCATCCTAAAGACGATTATTTTATTGATCTGCAGGGAGTTAGATTTAGTTTTTATGCTTACCGTAAGCGCAAAGATAAGTACGGATTTGTACGTGAATTTAAAGAGTATCAGGCAAACAAATACGATAACGATTTTAAAATTGATCACCGAGCATTCACTAAAAACGGAAATCCTCGTAAAATAAGTATTAATAGCGCATGGGAGTATTTCAAAGCTAAGGAACGCAAGTTGCTTTCAAATCACCAAACTGGTTCAATTTACGGACAACGTAAAATAGATGTTGAATCAGTTTTTGGTGGATTGAAGGCTTGTTTGGGTTTTAAAAAATTTTCGGTTAGAGGTCTTGAGAAGGTAAAAAGGGAAGCTGGAATTGCCTTGATGGCAATGAATATTAGAAAATTGGTGGCGAAAGGCACCAATTATAACTGTTTTATAAACCAAAAGAAGAGATTAGTGAAAATCAAAGAACGATTTTCACTAATCTCTTCTATTTTGAAGGACTTATGGCACAGCCCCTTGCCTCAACGCAAAAAGTCCCCTTAA
- the pglX gene encoding BREX-1 system adenine-specific DNA-methyltransferase PglX, with the protein MDKKAIKTFAMESRMKLRDSVINKLAKLGITDSGIEEVTKIGNDIIEIPSNGERFTGKDVINRTKLVEVLNSREKQIDPKEKTRVTIAFDNLVEEVSYTWFNRLIAIRFMEINGYLPGHQRVLSSEVVGKKEPDIITSLLDSELYQEMDAATQGKAMKLISVNSADAVDELYQLVFIKQCNSLNQLLPDLFEHIDDYTELLFTISYIDDNGVLANLLTIPEEDFNVEKGGQVEIIGWMYQYYNTEPKDKVFARGHRKIRADEIPAATQLFTPDWIVRYMVQNSLGRYYIDQKMANPAETRTEKEIAAEFGWKYYLPTAEQPEDVQLKIADERKNRSVIALQELKLIDLSMGSGHILVYAFDVLIQLYIAEGYRKRDAAELILMNNLYGLDIDKRAFQLSYFALMMKGRQYSRRILFKDIKLNVYAVPDNLGIGETELQLLNMEFPNQQTAHQDLLRLVDGFKDGADLGSLIEFKGINFDNLKAGFDKGTVSFLNHAISKMVHVGELLQQKYDIGITNPPYMSSSSMNKELSNFVKKNYPDSKSDLFGVFIERIEKMVKSSGYYAMITQHAWMFLSSFEKLRGKINRQTIINMTHLGTHAFEEIGGEVVQTTAFVMSPLKYKNYVGSYLRLVDFTNHKLKETKVLEAIEAGNADYFYSTIQNNFTKIPGQPISYWVSENLIHDFIVGKQLGNMADVKKGMFTGQNDLFFRQWTEPSFNKIQFDVCNNAEIQKEGYIPINKGGDFRRWYGNDEFVMKFDSIHYRMIESNKGHRSPYFYFKPCVEWTKITSGKLALRYSESGFVNNDASMAIYSDDDSLLKKILGITNTKVSQLCVSALNESMNYTAGDIARIPIIFTNQDNAISAIANKCIELSQLDWNSYEISWNFNRHPLI; encoded by the coding sequence ATGGATAAAAAAGCAATTAAAACTTTTGCTATGGAGTCTCGGATGAAACTCCGTGACAGTGTTATCAATAAATTGGCTAAGTTGGGTATTACAGATAGTGGTATTGAAGAAGTTACCAAGATTGGGAACGACATTATCGAAATTCCCTCAAATGGTGAACGTTTTACAGGTAAAGATGTTATTAATCGTACTAAGTTAGTTGAAGTGTTAAATTCACGTGAAAAGCAGATTGATCCAAAAGAAAAGACACGTGTAACAATCGCTTTTGACAACTTAGTTGAAGAAGTATCATACACTTGGTTTAATCGGTTAATCGCTATTCGCTTTATGGAAATAAATGGCTATTTACCAGGTCATCAACGTGTTCTTTCAAGTGAAGTTGTTGGGAAAAAAGAACCTGATATCATCACAAGTCTATTAGATTCGGAGTTGTATCAGGAAATGGATGCAGCAACTCAAGGCAAAGCAATGAAATTAATATCAGTTAACTCCGCTGATGCAGTAGATGAACTTTATCAACTTGTTTTTATCAAACAATGTAATAGTTTGAACCAACTGTTACCCGATTTATTTGAACATATTGATGACTACACGGAACTATTATTTACAATCTCGTACATAGATGATAATGGAGTGCTTGCAAACTTGTTGACGATCCCAGAAGAAGATTTCAACGTGGAAAAGGGCGGTCAAGTAGAAATTATTGGATGGATGTACCAATATTACAATACTGAGCCCAAAGATAAGGTATTTGCTCGTGGTCATCGTAAGATTCGTGCGGATGAAATCCCCGCTGCAACACAATTATTTACACCAGACTGGATTGTACGTTATATGGTACAAAATTCACTTGGTCGTTACTATATTGACCAAAAGATGGCTAATCCTGCGGAAACACGTACTGAGAAAGAAATTGCAGCTGAATTTGGGTGGAAATATTATTTACCAACTGCTGAACAACCTGAAGATGTACAGTTAAAAATTGCAGATGAACGTAAGAACAGAAGTGTTATTGCTTTACAAGAACTAAAACTGATTGATCTTTCAATGGGAAGTGGTCACATCCTTGTGTATGCTTTTGATGTTCTAATTCAGTTATACATCGCCGAAGGATATAGAAAACGGGATGCTGCAGAGTTAATTCTGATGAATAACCTTTACGGACTAGATATTGATAAGCGTGCCTTTCAATTGTCCTACTTTGCCTTAATGATGAAAGGACGTCAATATTCAAGACGGATTTTATTTAAGGATATCAAGCTAAATGTTTATGCTGTACCAGATAATTTAGGAATTGGTGAAACTGAACTTCAATTATTGAACATGGAATTTCCTAATCAACAAACTGCTCATCAAGATTTGTTGCGGTTAGTTGATGGATTCAAGGATGGCGCAGATTTAGGATCGTTGATTGAGTTTAAGGGAATCAATTTTGATAATCTAAAAGCTGGATTCGATAAAGGTACTGTGTCATTTTTGAATCATGCAATCAGTAAGATGGTACATGTTGGGGAGCTGTTACAACAAAAGTATGATATTGGAATTACGAATCCACCTTACATGAGTAGCTCAAGTATGAATAAAGAATTATCAAATTTTGTGAAGAAAAACTATCCAGATAGCAAAAGTGATTTATTTGGTGTATTTATTGAGCGGATTGAAAAGATGGTTAAATCATCAGGTTATTATGCAATGATTACGCAACATGCCTGGATGTTTTTATCTAGTTTTGAGAAACTACGTGGCAAAATTAATAGACAAACTATAATCAATATGACTCATTTAGGTACTCATGCTTTTGAAGAAATTGGTGGTGAAGTTGTTCAAACTACAGCTTTCGTAATGTCACCACTAAAATATAAAAACTATGTTGGTAGTTACTTAAGGCTTGTTGATTTCACAAATCACAAACTTAAAGAAACAAAAGTACTTGAAGCTATTGAAGCTGGAAATGCAGATTATTTTTATTCTACTATTCAGAATAATTTTACTAAAATTCCAGGACAGCCAATTTCGTATTGGGTAAGTGAAAACCTAATTCATGATTTTATTGTAGGAAAACAATTGGGTAATATGGCAGATGTAAAAAAAGGAATGTTTACTGGTCAAAATGATTTGTTCTTCAGGCAATGGACCGAACCTTCATTTAATAAAATCCAATTTGATGTCTGTAATAATGCAGAGATACAAAAAGAAGGTTACATTCCAATAAACAAAGGTGGAGATTTTAGACGATGGTATGGAAATGATGAGTTTGTAATGAAATTTGATTCCATTCATTATAGAATGATTGAAAGTAACAAAGGACACCGTTCTCCGTATTTTTATTTTAAACCTTGTGTCGAATGGACCAAAATTACTAGCGGAAAATTGGCACTTCGTTATTCTGAAAGTGGATTTGTAAATAACGATGCAAGTATGGCAATATATTCGGATGATGATAGCCTATTGAAGAAAATTCTTGGGATTACAAATACAAAAGTTAGTCAGTTATGTGTATCTGCACTTAATGAAAGTATGAATTATACGGCTGGTGACATAGCTAGGATTCCTATAATATTTACTAACCAAGATAATGCGATATCCGCAATAGCTAACAAGTGCATTGAACTGTCCCAACTTGATTGGAATTCATATGAAATTTCTTGGAATTTTAACAGGCACCCGCTAATATAG
- the pglZ gene encoding BREX-1 system phosphatase PglZ type A — translation MADLNLSQIQTRLNELFVTYGERKLIFWFDPEKEFEEDIDKARIQLRDAKIYKLEPHTQLMTKRFFEIEDTKNNYLVYAPFKKMDDDDENNHLLSILKYSSQFSADRISLIMTQLNIPSDLHDIMKSHAKFFKAKSRISAFEKLMTTEIKSKQELEITLIAVVAKANMAQIYSIIQALLVDYANDSSNLYDQLASFDLQEVLWKYISKYYGYTSEKPTIQKLAISFFANAFYGQLGHQELPPSLKEYEVLNQTTAIVSFMDGVMNDSRYMVIFDKLSRDIYCLIGGDKLLSKVPIEELLAADIFEPIHDLVIQYYIRQLMSGDLTPTISGITLSDALILKERSHFGLKYVHQYEAILNAQKILKYVLNTNYNQFTSVVKDYETSSYLVDRYYRKFIWHLDKFARQDQFTKLQMLVEKQYRSFLDEIGRLWNDLLQLDERTSMLDFYDKFAKNKIKTVVIISDALRYEIAKEIQQFLEQEKKYSAKMNTIFTVLPSVTEFGKAASLRGSHGSYEYIKDTDIRVNGLKTQGTAARDKILKEKNSNSLATTYEKVMEKSSAKELRDVFNGQDVIYLYHDKIDATGDKIGTEPQVFDAVEKTINELITLIQFISNGANVYRFIITSDHGFIYTRSRVEEHEKIENPSSSDLDHIERRFIISKNHYDEIGIGSVKLGDVLHNEDERYVHFPETSAIFKKAGGGQNYVHGGSSPQEMIVPVLEIGVARGSAQKETVTIQLMTAKRKIIGLSVALEFYQTEAISDSVTKAQYSLYFENKNGNLITNQNTYYADSTSSQSSERFTNFTFDFVNRNYDTNEKVYLVVKNEETKVETERVEFTIDNPFAGGFGFDI, via the coding sequence ATGGCAGATTTAAATTTAAGTCAAATTCAAACTCGTTTGAATGAGCTTTTCGTAACTTATGGAGAACGTAAACTCATTTTTTGGTTTGATCCAGAAAAAGAATTTGAGGAAGATATTGATAAAGCACGTATTCAACTAAGGGATGCCAAAATCTACAAACTTGAGCCACATACTCAGCTTATGACTAAACGATTCTTTGAAATCGAAGATACAAAAAATAACTATCTAGTCTATGCTCCGTTTAAAAAAATGGATGATGATGATGAAAATAATCATCTATTGAGCATATTAAAATATTCAAGTCAATTTAGTGCAGATCGGATTTCGCTTATAATGACACAACTTAATATTCCATCGGATTTACACGATATAATGAAAAGTCATGCCAAGTTCTTCAAAGCAAAATCCCGTATATCTGCTTTTGAAAAACTCATGACTACTGAAATCAAATCTAAACAGGAACTTGAAATAACATTAATAGCTGTTGTGGCAAAAGCAAACATGGCTCAAATTTATAGTATTATTCAAGCTTTGTTGGTTGATTATGCCAATGATTCAAGCAACTTGTATGATCAACTAGCGAGTTTTGATTTACAAGAGGTGCTCTGGAAATATATCTCTAAATACTATGGGTATACTTCTGAGAAACCAACAATTCAAAAATTAGCCATCTCATTTTTTGCAAATGCTTTCTATGGCCAGCTAGGACATCAAGAATTACCACCTAGCTTAAAAGAATATGAAGTTCTTAATCAAACAACTGCAATTGTTTCGTTTATGGATGGTGTGATGAACGATTCCCGTTACATGGTAATATTTGATAAGTTAAGCAGAGATATCTACTGCCTGATTGGAGGAGACAAACTTCTTTCTAAAGTGCCTATCGAAGAATTATTGGCAGCGGATATATTTGAGCCGATTCACGATCTGGTAATTCAATATTATATTCGTCAATTAATGAGCGGAGACTTAACACCAACAATTAGTGGAATAACATTGTCAGATGCATTGATACTTAAAGAACGGTCACATTTTGGTCTTAAATATGTGCATCAATATGAAGCAATTTTGAATGCTCAGAAGATACTAAAATATGTCTTAAATACTAATTATAACCAGTTTACATCTGTTGTTAAGGATTATGAAACATCATCTTATTTGGTAGATCGATATTATCGTAAGTTTATTTGGCATCTAGATAAATTTGCTAGACAAGATCAGTTTACTAAACTACAAATGCTGGTTGAAAAACAATATAGGTCATTTTTGGATGAGATTGGTCGCTTGTGGAATGACTTATTACAATTAGATGAAAGAACATCAATGCTTGACTTCTACGATAAATTTGCAAAAAATAAAATAAAAACTGTTGTAATCATTTCAGACGCGTTACGTTATGAAATAGCGAAGGAAATTCAACAATTTCTTGAACAAGAAAAAAAATACTCGGCAAAGATGAATACAATTTTCACAGTATTGCCTTCAGTAACGGAATTCGGTAAGGCTGCTTCATTACGTGGAAGTCATGGATCTTATGAATATATTAAAGATACGGATATTCGAGTAAATGGTCTGAAAACACAAGGTACAGCTGCAAGAGACAAAATTCTTAAAGAAAAAAATTCAAATTCATTAGCAACTACTTATGAAAAAGTTATGGAGAAGTCAAGTGCAAAAGAACTCCGTGACGTGTTTAACGGTCAGGATGTGATTTATCTTTATCATGATAAAATAGATGCCACTGGGGATAAAATTGGAACAGAGCCTCAAGTATTTGATGCAGTAGAAAAGACGATTAATGAACTGATAACACTTATTCAATTTATTTCAAATGGTGCAAATGTTTATCGCTTTATTATCACAAGCGATCATGGATTTATTTACACAAGATCTAGGGTGGAGGAACATGAAAAAATTGAGAATCCATCTAGTTCTGATTTAGATCATATTGAGCGACGGTTCATTATTAGTAAAAACCATTATGATGAAATTGGTATTGGTTCTGTAAAACTAGGAGATGTATTGCATAATGAAGATGAACGTTATGTTCATTTTCCAGAAACTTCAGCTATTTTCAAAAAGGCTGGTGGTGGTCAGAACTATGTTCATGGTGGTTCATCCCCTCAGGAGATGATAGTTCCTGTATTGGAAATAGGTGTAGCTCGTGGCTCAGCACAAAAAGAAACAGTTACAATTCAATTAATGACTGCTAAACGAAAGATTATTGGCTTATCTGTTGCTTTGGAGTTTTATCAAACAGAAGCGATTAGTGATTCCGTGACAAAAGCTCAATATTCGCTTTATTTTGAAAATAAGAATGGAAATCTAATTACCAACCAAAACACTTATTATGCTGACTCAACTTCTAGTCAATCGAGTGAACGATTCACGAATTTTACCTTTGATTTCGTAAATCGTAATTACGATACAAACGAAAAAGTTTATTTAGTAGTAAAAAATGAAGAAACAAAAGTTGAAACTGAGAGAGTTGAATTTACCATTGATAATCCATTTGCTGGTGGATTTGGATTCGATATTTAG
- the pglX gene encoding BREX-1 system adenine-specific DNA-methyltransferase PglX: protein MDNAMGSGHILVYAFDVFMQLYVAEGYRERDAAEFIMTNNLYGLEIDKRAYQLAYFAIMMKGREYNRKILNKNVKLNLYQFIDSEDIPTEYFERLDELSTLPRTEFTKKLNQLKSILEQFAHATEIGSVLHFNSVKKKKIAELREFVNVFDNFSDMDILYQLPEAHEKIAKLLDIVEVIVSKYTTVVTNPPYLNKMSNILDKYVKNNYPEVKTDLFSVFIKMNSQMLVKDGYAGFMTPFVWMFIKSYEELRTFLITDKSLSNLVQMEYSAFEEATVPVCCFTIKNTKNEPVGNYFKLSDFRGGMEVQKAKVLEGVKNPTVSYVYQTNQESFTKIPGSPISFWVSENTFNIFASNASFEDIYHTRAGMITGNNKHFIRMWHEIGRDKIGLLVPNRQTASASEKKWFPYSKGGEFKRWYGNNEFVINWENDGSCIRNLKNKNGKIPAHAFNLDYIFHSQITWSSLSSRNFAARYCVEGFLFDASGSFAIVPECKKKYVLSYLNSKVVKYYLNLLNPTLNFQKGNINALPLVKTTNCIIEEFAKTNINISKAEWDSFEQSWDFSRHPLI from the coding sequence TTGGATAATGCTATGGGATCTGGGCATATTTTAGTTTATGCTTTTGACGTATTCATGCAGCTTTACGTTGCTGAAGGCTATCGTGAGCGTGATGCAGCTGAATTCATTATGACTAATAATTTATACGGTTTAGAAATTGATAAACGTGCCTATCAATTGGCTTATTTTGCTATCATGATGAAAGGTCGGGAATACAATCGGAAAATTCTAAATAAAAATGTAAAGTTGAATTTATATCAATTTATCGACTCTGAAGATATTCCAACTGAATATTTTGAGCGTTTAGATGAACTCTCAACTCTTCCACGGACTGAATTCACAAAAAAACTCAATCAACTTAAATCTATTCTTGAACAGTTTGCTCATGCAACAGAAATTGGATCAGTCTTGCACTTTAACAGTGTAAAAAAGAAAAAAATTGCTGAATTGCGTGAGTTTGTAAATGTATTTGATAATTTTTCTGATATGGATATTCTTTATCAATTACCTGAAGCTCATGAAAAAATAGCAAAACTTCTCGACATTGTTGAAGTCATTGTCTCAAAATATACAACCGTGGTAACTAATCCTCCGTACTTAAATAAAATGAGTAATATACTTGATAAATACGTCAAAAATAATTATCCAGAAGTTAAAACAGACTTGTTCTCTGTATTTATCAAAATGAACAGCCAAATGCTTGTTAAGGATGGATATGCAGGATTTATGACACCATTTGTATGGATGTTCATTAAGTCTTACGAAGAACTACGCACTTTTTTAATTACCGATAAAAGTCTCTCAAACCTAGTTCAAATGGAATACTCGGCATTTGAAGAGGCCACTGTTCCAGTTTGTTGTTTTACAATTAAAAATACCAAAAATGAACCTGTTGGAAATTATTTCAAACTGTCTGATTTTCGTGGTGGTATGGAAGTTCAAAAAGCGAAGGTTCTTGAGGGAGTTAAGAATCCAACTGTGAGTTATGTTTACCAAACAAACCAGGAGAGTTTTACAAAAATTCCGGGTAGTCCGATATCGTTTTGGGTAAGCGAAAATACCTTTAATATTTTTGCAAGTAATGCCAGTTTTGAAGATATTTACCACACTAGGGCAGGTATGATTACTGGTAATAATAAACATTTCATAAGAATGTGGCATGAAATTGGAAGAGATAAAATAGGCTTGTTAGTACCAAACAGACAAACAGCATCAGCATCAGAGAAAAAGTGGTTTCCTTATAGTAAAGGCGGTGAATTCAAAAGATGGTATGGAAATAATGAATTTGTTATTAACTGGGAAAATGATGGGAGCTGTATAAGAAATCTGAAAAATAAAAATGGGAAAATTCCAGCACATGCGTTTAATCTAGATTATATATTTCATTCCCAAATCACTTGGTCATCACTTTCGAGTAGAAATTTTGCTGCTCGATATTGTGTTGAGGGATTTTTATTTGATGCTAGTGGATCTTTTGCAATTGTCCCAGAGTGCAAAAAAAAATATGTATTATCTTATCTTAACAGCAAGGTAGTAAAATACTATTTAAATTTATTAAATCCAACATTGAACTTCCAAAAGGGAAATATAAACGCATTACCTTTGGTAAAAACTACAAATTGTATAATTGAAGAATTTGCGAAAACCAATATAAACATTTCTAAAGCAGAGTGGGATTCCTTTGAACAATCATGGGACTTTTCTCGACACCCTTTAATTTGA